A genomic window from Halorubrum lacusprofundi ATCC 49239 includes:
- a CDS encoding phosphoglucomutase/phosphomannomutase family protein: MDQIAFGTDGWRATLDTFTDDRVRIVGQAVADHLAAAGHDEPVAVGYDARETSEGFAESLAEVLAGNGFDVLLPERDTPTPVIAYAIVDRGLAGACMVTASHNPPEYNGVKFIPHDGAPALPAVTEDVVARLAEPDLLPEAEHGEVSRVDLVSDHADAAREVVGAATGGNGVDLDGLTVAYDAMHGSGRGVTDALLESAGAEVVRLRCDRDVTFGGDSPEPSAAHLQELADRVTDPDSDVDMGIANDGDADRIAVVTPERGVLDANLFYAACYDRLLENDSGPAVRTVSTTFLVDRIAEAHGEEVYETPVGFKWVAEAMGEHDALFGGEESGGFTLRGHVREKDGVLMALLAAGTHAAEPFDNRVDRLLDEHGAIASGKVSLDCPDDRKVGVLADLEDHIPESVAGHGVAKVVTLDGFKLLLENGSWLLVRPSGTEPKLRVYAEADSDAAVDNLLAEGREIVEPLI; encoded by the coding sequence GTGGACCAGATTGCCTTCGGTACGGACGGCTGGCGGGCGACGCTCGACACCTTCACCGACGACCGCGTGCGGATCGTGGGACAGGCGGTCGCCGACCACCTCGCGGCGGCGGGCCACGACGAGCCAGTCGCGGTCGGCTACGACGCCCGCGAGACCTCGGAGGGGTTCGCCGAGAGCCTCGCCGAGGTGCTCGCCGGCAACGGCTTCGACGTACTCCTCCCCGAGCGTGACACCCCGACGCCCGTGATCGCCTACGCCATCGTCGACCGCGGGCTCGCTGGTGCCTGCATGGTCACCGCCTCCCACAACCCGCCCGAGTACAACGGCGTGAAGTTCATCCCGCACGACGGCGCGCCCGCGCTCCCCGCGGTCACTGAAGACGTCGTCGCCCGCCTCGCAGAGCCCGACCTCCTCCCTGAGGCCGAGCACGGCGAGGTTTCCCGCGTCGACCTCGTGAGCGACCACGCCGACGCGGCCCGCGAGGTCGTCGGCGCTGCAACCGGAGGCAACGGCGTCGATCTCGACGGGCTCACCGTCGCGTACGACGCGATGCACGGGAGCGGGCGCGGCGTCACCGACGCGCTCCTCGAATCGGCCGGCGCGGAGGTCGTCCGGCTGCGCTGCGACCGCGACGTGACCTTCGGCGGCGACTCGCCGGAGCCCTCGGCCGCGCACCTCCAAGAGCTGGCCGACCGCGTGACGGACCCGGACAGCGATGTCGACATGGGAATCGCCAACGACGGCGACGCCGACCGGATCGCGGTCGTCACGCCCGAGCGCGGCGTGCTCGACGCCAACCTCTTCTACGCCGCCTGCTACGACCGGCTCTTAGAGAACGACTCCGGGCCGGCGGTCCGCACGGTCTCGACGACGTTCCTCGTCGACCGCATCGCGGAGGCGCACGGTGAGGAAGTGTACGAGACCCCGGTCGGCTTCAAGTGGGTCGCCGAGGCGATGGGCGAGCACGACGCGCTGTTCGGCGGCGAGGAGTCGGGCGGATTCACCCTCCGCGGCCACGTCCGCGAGAAGGACGGCGTGTTGATGGCGCTGCTCGCCGCGGGCACCCACGCCGCGGAGCCGTTCGACAACCGGGTCGATCGCCTGCTCGACGAGCACGGGGCGATCGCGTCCGGGAAGGTGTCGCTCGACTGCCCCGACGACCGCAAGGTGGGCGTCCTCGCCGACCTTGAGGACCACATCCCCGAATCAGTGGCCGGCCATGGGGTCGCGAAAGTGGTCACCCTCGACGGCTTTAAGCTCCTCTTGGAGAACGGCTCGTGGCTGCTCGTCCGCCCTTCGGGCACGGAGCCGAAACTACGGGTGTACGCCGAGGCCGACTCCGACGCAGCGGTCGACAACCTGCTCGCCGAGGGCCGAGAGATCGTCGAGCCGCTGATCTGA